The nucleotide sequence AAACATCTACAACAATTTTCCCGGTTTCTTGGGCTTTATGCTTTAGGAATTCTTTGAAACGATAATGAGCAAAAGAGAGCATATTGCGAACTGTTTTCGATCTAATCTTGCGGTTATTCTTTCGGGACATCTGAGAAGTCTCAAAAGTGGGAAGCAAAATCACATCAAAGTTGTCAACTAAGAATCGGGCAGCTTTGTGATGTAATTCGTTGATCAGATTCTGGATTTTTATGATCATCCTTCTAGCGGCTTTTCTCATTCGGCGCTTTTGTCCTTTCTTAGCTTTACTTGTTCGGGACATCAGACTATCGAGATCAGAACAAAGTCGCTGAATTCTGGAAAAATCACCATCCCCAATCTTTCCAACAGAAGTCTCACTAAAGAATGTCAAAAAAGTCCTAACACCGGGGTCTAAAGCGACTACTCTGCCTTGGTTTTCGGCTTTAACATTAGTTGCTTCATGGGGAACTACCAGGTAGCAATTCCCGTTACTGCTAGTTAATCGACAATCACAGATATTCTCAGGTAGAGTCTCAGCAAAGGTAATTTCTCCCAGCTTTGTGTGATAGACACCTTTGCTAGACACTGCTGACTTAGGGATATAGCAAGACTGAACAGGGTTCTTACGAGACCTAAATCTTACTCGGTTAATTTGTGAAGTTTTTTGGTATTTTTTCTTGGCCTCCCTAACAGCAGTGCAAGCATCCTTTATCGCTATAGATTTGATTTGATAAGGCACTGCTTTACACCACTCAGGGAGGTCATTTAATATGCCAGTCTTAATAGCTTTCCAATTAGCTTTGGTCTCACCATCAGAGAGGATCTTGACGGTTTTATTGAAAACATAACGGGACACTCCAAACCACTTACGAACTATTGAGCGTTGCTCAGGGTTTAGGAACACTCGGATCTTCTTTGATTTTCGAACCGTACTTTCGGAGTCCGTGGACGCGGCAAGAAAAGACGTGAATGATTCAGAGAAGATCTGCGGCTTGCTCTGATTCTGGACAACTTTCAGGTTGGTCGAGAACCAGGATTTTTCCACCGTTGATACCGACCAGGTACTCAATAAGTTCAAACCCGAATCGGGTAAGTCGGTCTCTACAGGCAACAACAATCGTGAGCTGATCTCCGAGCACAATTCGCTCCAATATGGTTCTAAGTCCTTTTCTTTTGTAGTTGAGTCCTGAACCGATGTCAATGATAATCTCCGCTTCCGGGAAGAGGGAGTGCTTGTAGGCGACTTGCCTGGCGAGGTCGTCCCTTTGTTTGCTACTGCTGAGGAGGCAGTAGCAGCAAACAGCTTGAAGATGTTTAGATGATCTGGCACCGAGGCAGAGCTTGCTCTCTGTGTCAAAGAATCTAGTTCCTCCTGGGGTTTTTTCGCATTTGATTGTCCCATTATCTCCATACTTCCTTAGAGTGTTCCTGGAGAGTCCCGTAAGTTCGACCGCCTTAGGTCGTGGTAGTGCCATAGTTATAATCTCCCACAGGCTTGGAGATAGTGGTAGATTAGTGGATATTTTACTCAACTGTCACAAGCCCTTGAATCAATAAAAGTAAACTACCAGAGGCCAAGCTTACCCTATGGCGGTGGCTTCCGATGACTCAGGAAACTGTAGCCTTCTGAAACCTTGCTGCTCTGATGGTCTATTATAGGTATTCAACCGAACTTGAACTAACTCCGTAAACGGGTTAGCAGCAGAGAGTTTGTGACAACACTGACTGAGCTGAAAGCCATGAAGGCACCAGCAGCAGCAGGAGAAAGTACCATCCCAAATCCTGGTAGTAGCCCACCAGCGGCAATGGGAATACCCAATATATTGTAACCGAATGCCCAAAACAGATTCTGGCGGATTTTGTTGAAGGTTGCTCGTGATAGGTCTATGGACTTGACCACATCGAGCAAGTTATTACCAATCAGAATAATTCCTGCTGTTTCCGCTGCTACATCGGTTCCACCATGCAAGGCAATCCCGACATCAGCTTGTGCTAGAGCTGGACTATCATTGATGCCATCTCCCACCATAGCCACACAGTGTCCCTGGTCTTGAAGGTTTGCGATCGCATTAGCTTTGCCATCGGGAAGCACCCCAGCAATAACATCCTCTGGCTCTATTGACAAAGTTTTGGCCACAGCAGCCGCCACTTCCGGTCTGTCACCAGTTACCATCATCACCCGCAATCCTAGGTCTTTGAGGTGTTCTACTGTTTCTTTAGCCTCCAATCTCGGAACATCATTCACACCAATTAATCCAGCTAGTACCCCATCAACAGCTACGGAAACTACTGTTTTACCCCCATCTGCCAAAGCCTTGACTTCCCCTTGAGCAGTATCACTAATCGTAATACCCTGCTTACTCAACCAGTCTGCACTGCCAAGCACTACCCGTTGCTTTTCTACTAAAGCTGATACTCCCAATCCTGCTTCTGTGTAAAAATCTTGAGCCCCTAACATCGGTAACTGTTGCTGTTGAGCTTCGGTAACAATTGCCCTACCTAAGGGATGGGATGTGCCACTTTCTGCTGCTGCTGCCAGTTGCAGCAATTGGCTAGCAGAAGATAGAGCAATGGTTTTCGTACCAATCCCGCTCTGTATCTCATTCCCGGTGTCAGGTTGAATCAGCAGGCAATCGGTAACCGTGGGTTCACCCTGAGTTAGGGTACCGGTTTTGTCAAAAACCACAGTATCCAGCCGATGCACCTGTTCTAAAATGTCACCACCTTTGATTAATAAGCCCCGCTTTGCCCCCAGGCTGGTACCGACTAGAATGGCGGTAGGTGTGGCTAGACCCAAGGCACAGGGACAAGCAATCACTAAAACTGCGATCGCTAATTTTAAACTCAACAGTAATGGAGAAGCCGCCATGGTTGACCAGACCTCCGGCCAGATTTTAGTCCCAGCCACGTACCAAAATAGGAACGTTAAAAATGCGATCGCCATCACCCCATAGGTAAAATACCCTGCTACCAAATCCGCTAACTGCTGTACTGGCGCTTTCCGAGTTTGCGCTTCCTCCACTAGCGCTACAATTTGTGCCAGAGTAGTTTCTTTACCAGTACGGGTTGCCTTTACCACCAGCACTCCCGATTGATTCAACGTACCACCAGTGACCATGTCCCCTGGTTGCTTCAATACTGGTAGAGATTCCCCCGTCAGCATTGACTCATCAATCGATGAGAGTCCAGTAATCACTTCCCCATCGACAGGAACTTTTTCCCCAGGTAATATCCTTAACCATTCTCCCACCCGGACTTGCTCCACAGGAATTTCGATACCCGCTTGATCACCTTCTTTACTGTCTAATGTTCCAATCAACCGGGCTACCTGAGGCTGTAGGGATAGCAAAGACTCAAAGTCAGCAGTAGCTTGATATCTTGCTCCTTGCTCTAAGGTCCGACCTAAAAGAATAAAACCCAGCAACATCACTGGCTCATCAAAGAAACATTCCCATCCCAGGTTAGGGAATAGTAATGCCACACAGCTAGTGGTGTAAGCCGTCACCGCCCCCAGTCCGATCAACGTATTCATATTGGGAGCACCGTGCCACAAACCACGCCCACCCTCTACGATAATAGAGCGTCCAGGTAATAGTAGCGCTAGAGTTGCCAGTCCCCAATGGAACCACAAAGTACTCAATACTGGCAGCATTGGTCCATGGAACCAATGACCGATATGTCCCACTGTAGAGAAGAAAATCAGGACAGCAGCAATCACTAGTTGCTGGCGGTATGCTCTGGCTTCTTGCTGATGTCTCTGGGCTGGTGTTAACCTATCCTGGCTCTTAGTTCCCTGCTCAGTTTCAGGTAAACGGGGTTGACTAGGAAACCCTTTTGATGTAAGCAGCTCAGCTAAGACAGTTGCTTCCACCTCACCAGCTTGATACTCTACCACAGCTACCCCAGTTACGAGATTCACACAGGCTTTCGATACCCCAGGGTTACTGCTCAGTTGCCGTTCCACTACACCAACACAACCAGCACATTTCATGCCAGTTACATCTAATGTGATCGTTTCTACAGGCAAAGCTGGTTGAGTTAAGGTAGTCTTGGCGGAAGTTGGGATAGATTTTGGCATAGATTTGGTGAACAGCTTCAGTAAT is from Moorena sp. SIOASIH and encodes:
- a CDS encoding transposase; the protein is MFLNPEQRSIVRKWFGVSRYVFNKTVKILSDGETKANWKAIKTGILNDLPEWCKAVPYQIKSIAIKDACTAVREAKKKYQKTSQINRVRFRSRKNPVQSCYIPKSAVSSKGVYHTKLGEITFAETLPENICDCRLTSSNGNCYLVVPHEATNVKAENQGRVVALDPGVRTFLTFFSETSVGKIGDGDFSRIQRLCSDLDSLMSRTSKAKKGQKRRMRKAARRMIIKIQNLINELHHKAARFLVDNFDVILLPTFETSQMSRKNNRKIRSKTVRNMLSFAHYRFKEFLKHKAQETGKIVVDVCEAYTSKTVSWTGELVNIGGSKIIKSKVDGRSMDRDINGARGIFLRALGDTPWLRNQLALVSLDLPLVDFGS
- a CDS encoding IS607 family transposase produces the protein MALPRPKAVELTGLSRNTLRKYGDNGTIKCEKTPGGTRFFDTESKLCLGARSSKHLQAVCCYCLLSSSKQRDDLARQVAYKHSLFPEAEIIIDIGSGLNYKRKGLRTILERIVLGDQLTIVVACRDRLTRFGFELIEYLVGINGGKILVLDQPESCPESEQAADLL
- a CDS encoding heavy metal translocating P-type ATPase yields the protein MPKSIPTSAKTTLTQPALPVETITLDVTGMKCAGCVGVVERQLSSNPGVSKACVNLVTGVAVVEYQAGEVEATVLAELLTSKGFPSQPRLPETEQGTKSQDRLTPAQRHQQEARAYRQQLVIAAVLIFFSTVGHIGHWFHGPMLPVLSTLWFHWGLATLALLLPGRSIIVEGGRGLWHGAPNMNTLIGLGAVTAYTTSCVALLFPNLGWECFFDEPVMLLGFILLGRTLEQGARYQATADFESLLSLQPQVARLIGTLDSKEGDQAGIEIPVEQVRVGEWLRILPGEKVPVDGEVITGLSSIDESMLTGESLPVLKQPGDMVTGGTLNQSGVLVVKATRTGKETTLAQIVALVEEAQTRKAPVQQLADLVAGYFTYGVMAIAFLTFLFWYVAGTKIWPEVWSTMAASPLLLSLKLAIAVLVIACPCALGLATPTAILVGTSLGAKRGLLIKGGDILEQVHRLDTVVFDKTGTLTQGEPTVTDCLLIQPDTGNEIQSGIGTKTIALSSASQLLQLAAAAESGTSHPLGRAIVTEAQQQQLPMLGAQDFYTEAGLGVSALVEKQRVVLGSADWLSKQGITISDTAQGEVKALADGGKTVVSVAVDGVLAGLIGVNDVPRLEAKETVEHLKDLGLRVMMVTGDRPEVAAAVAKTLSIEPEDVIAGVLPDGKANAIANLQDQGHCVAMVGDGINDSPALAQADVGIALHGGTDVAAETAGIILIGNNLLDVVKSIDLSRATFNKIRQNLFWAFGYNILGIPIAAGGLLPGFGMVLSPAAAGAFMAFSSVSVVTNSLLLTRLRS